The proteins below come from a single Rhodanobacter sp. LX-99 genomic window:
- a CDS encoding DnaJ C-terminal domain-containing protein, whose amino-acid sequence MEFKDYYEILGVKPDASEAEIKAAYRKLARKYHPDKNKEAGAEEKFKAVNEANEVLKDAEKRRSYDQLRAGGYRQGEQFRPPPGWQGQQGFGGGDDGDFSDFFESLFGRGAAGGHRGQPRPRRGRDVQASVQIDLQTAFDGGRTRLAMHDPAGGERVLEVKIPAGIQPGQVIRLSGQGQAGMAGGPNGDLLLEVGIREDARFRLDGRNVVHVLPITPWEAALGATVPVPTLAGTVDLRVPAGSQSGRKLRLKGRGMPGANPGDQLVELSIRAPAADSDRQRAAYEALHKEFGDFDPRR is encoded by the coding sequence GTGGAATTCAAAGACTATTACGAGATCCTGGGTGTGAAGCCCGATGCGAGCGAGGCCGAGATCAAGGCGGCGTATCGCAAGCTGGCGCGCAAATACCACCCGGACAAGAACAAGGAAGCCGGTGCCGAGGAGAAGTTCAAGGCGGTCAACGAGGCCAACGAAGTGCTCAAGGACGCCGAGAAGCGGCGTTCGTACGACCAGTTGCGCGCCGGCGGCTATCGGCAGGGCGAGCAGTTCCGCCCGCCGCCGGGTTGGCAGGGACAGCAGGGCTTTGGCGGCGGCGACGATGGCGACTTCAGCGATTTCTTCGAGAGCCTGTTCGGCCGCGGTGCAGCCGGCGGCCATCGGGGCCAGCCGCGGCCGCGTCGCGGTCGCGACGTGCAGGCGTCGGTGCAGATCGACCTGCAGACCGCGTTCGACGGCGGCCGCACGCGGCTGGCGATGCATGACCCGGCCGGTGGCGAACGCGTGCTGGAAGTGAAGATCCCGGCCGGGATCCAGCCGGGCCAGGTGATCCGCCTGTCCGGCCAGGGCCAGGCTGGCATGGCCGGGGGACCGAACGGCGACCTGCTGCTGGAAGTGGGCATTCGCGAGGATGCGCGCTTCCGCCTGGACGGCCGCAACGTGGTGCATGTGCTGCCGATCACGCCGTGGGAAGCGGCGCTGGGCGCCACCGTGCCGGTGCCGACGCTGGCTGGCACGGTCGACCTGCGCGTTCCGGCCGGTTCGCAGTCGGGGCGCAAGTTGCGCCTGAAGGGCCGTGGCATGCCCGGCGCCAATCCGGGCGATCAGCTGGTAGAGCTGTCGATCCGCGCGCCGGCGGCCGACAGCGACAGGCAGCGGGCCGCCTACGAGGCGCTGCACAAGGAGTTCGGGGACTTCGACCCGCGGCGCTGA
- a CDS encoding peroxiredoxin, whose protein sequence is MSIQPGDTIPDTTIQVIDGDIRPAQSAALFAGRKALLFGVPGAFTPTCSNKHLPGYSAHFAEFRQRGISVMCLAVNDGYVMQAWAASQKVPAGLLMLADGNASFTRALGLELDGTAFGMGLRTRRFALYAEDGVVRLLQVEAPGELRVSSAEAMLAAIAH, encoded by the coding sequence ATGAGCATCCAGCCTGGCGACACGATTCCCGACACCACCATCCAGGTCATCGACGGCGACATCCGGCCGGCCCAGTCCGCCGCCTTGTTCGCCGGACGCAAGGCACTGCTGTTCGGCGTGCCCGGCGCGTTCACCCCGACCTGCTCGAACAAGCACCTGCCCGGCTATTCGGCGCACTTCGCCGAGTTCCGGCAGCGCGGCATCAGCGTGATGTGCCTGGCCGTCAACGACGGTTACGTGATGCAGGCCTGGGCTGCTTCGCAGAAGGTCCCCGCAGGCCTGCTGATGCTGGCCGACGGCAACGCGAGCTTCACCCGCGCGCTGGGACTGGAACTGGACGGCACCGCCTTCGGCATGGGCCTGCGCACGCGCCGCTTTGCGCTGTATGCGGAAGATGGCGTGGTGCGCCTGCTGCAGGTCGAGGCACCCGGCGAACTGCGCGTTTCCAGCGCCGAGGCGATGCTGGCGGCCATCGCCCACTGA
- the mtnA gene encoding S-methyl-5-thioribose-1-phosphate isomerase: MSASVETHDSIRAVQWQGDHLRLLDQRLLPGAECWIDCRDAAQVTQAIRDLAVRGAPAIGIAAAWGVAMAAQQGAPLEPVLATLRAARPTAVNLMWALDRMKRRIAAGADADALLREAQAIQDEDLAANRRMGELGAALIAPGSGVLTHCNTGSLATAGYGTALGVIRAGVAAKRIARVYAGETRPWQQGARLTMWELVRDGIPAQLIADSAAAHLMKSGAVQWVIVGADRIAANGDTANKIGTYQLAIAAKYHGVKFMVVAPSSTVDMATGSGEEIEIELRDPAELLGTAGHRTVVEGAQAWNPVFDVAPAELIDAIVTERGVIERPNSIAMQAMFGC; this comes from the coding sequence ATGAGCGCATCCGTCGAAACCCACGATTCCATCCGTGCCGTGCAGTGGCAGGGCGATCACCTGCGCCTGCTCGATCAGCGCCTCCTGCCGGGTGCGGAATGCTGGATCGACTGTCGCGATGCGGCCCAGGTGACCCAGGCGATCCGCGACCTGGCCGTGCGTGGCGCACCGGCGATCGGCATTGCCGCGGCATGGGGCGTGGCGATGGCCGCGCAGCAGGGCGCACCGCTGGAACCGGTGCTGGCGACGTTGCGCGCAGCGCGGCCCACTGCGGTGAACCTGATGTGGGCGCTGGACCGGATGAAGAGACGCATCGCGGCCGGCGCCGACGCCGATGCGCTGCTGCGTGAAGCGCAGGCGATCCAGGACGAAGACCTGGCCGCGAACCGCCGCATGGGCGAGCTGGGCGCCGCGTTGATCGCACCCGGCTCGGGCGTGCTGACCCACTGCAACACCGGCTCGCTGGCCACTGCCGGTTACGGCACCGCGTTGGGCGTGATCCGCGCCGGCGTGGCGGCGAAGCGCATCGCGCGGGTCTACGCCGGCGAAACCCGGCCATGGCAGCAAGGTGCCCGATTGACCATGTGGGAACTGGTGCGCGACGGCATTCCGGCCCAGCTGATCGCCGACTCCGCTGCGGCGCACCTGATGAAATCCGGCGCCGTGCAGTGGGTGATCGTGGGCGCCGACCGCATCGCCGCGAACGGCGACACCGCGAACAAGATCGGCACCTACCAGCTGGCGATCGCGGCGAAGTACCACGGCGTGAAGTTCATGGTGGTGGCGCCGTCCTCCACCGTCGACATGGCCACCGGCAGCGGCGAGGAAATCGAGATCGAGTTGCGCGACCCGGCCGAGCTGCTCGGCACCGCCGGCCATCGCACCGTGGTCGAGGGAGCGCAGGCGTGGAACCCGGTGTTCGACGTGGCGCCGGCCGAACTGATCGACGCGATCGTCACCGAGCGCGGCGTGATCGAGCGGCCGAACAGCATCGCGATGCAGGCGATGTTTGGATGCTGA
- the pilH gene encoding response regulator, producing the protein MARILIVDDSPSQLLGIKRIVEKLGHETLSAEDGAAGVEVAKQEMPDLILMDVVMPNLNGFQATRTISKNAATAHIPIILVTTKDQETDKVWGMRQGAKAYVTKPIKEEELVKALQEFLPG; encoded by the coding sequence ATGGCACGCATCCTGATCGTCGACGACTCCCCGTCGCAATTGCTGGGTATCAAGCGGATCGTCGAAAAACTCGGGCATGAAACCCTCTCGGCCGAAGACGGCGCCGCCGGCGTGGAAGTGGCCAAGCAGGAAATGCCCGACCTGATCCTGATGGATGTGGTGATGCCCAACCTCAACGGCTTCCAGGCCACCCGCACGATCAGCAAGAACGCCGCAACGGCACACATCCCGATCATCCTGGTGACCACCAAGGATCAGGAAACCGACAAGGTCTGGGGCATGCGCCAGGGCGCCAAGGCCTATGTGACGAAGCCGATCAAGGAAGAGGAACTGGTCAAGGCGCTGCAGGAATTCCTGCCGGGCTGA
- a CDS encoding TIGR00730 family Rossman fold protein has protein sequence MPQPTAICVYCGSSSGRHPEYAGQAYAFGTEMARRGIALVYGGGKVGLMGVVADAVLAGGGKVVGVIPRQLVELEVAHPGLSELVVVETMHQRKTRMYELSDAFVALPGGFGTMDEMFEMLTWAQLGLHRYPCAFLDVRGYYRDLRTMMEHMVDENFVRPEQRDSIWFGDDMTALFDWMQVYQGSYIPKWIDTSSVSA, from the coding sequence ATGCCCCAACCCACCGCCATCTGCGTCTACTGCGGCTCCAGCAGCGGCAGGCATCCCGAGTACGCCGGGCAGGCGTATGCTTTCGGCACGGAAATGGCCCGACGCGGTATCGCGCTGGTCTACGGCGGCGGCAAGGTCGGCCTGATGGGCGTGGTGGCCGACGCGGTGCTCGCCGGCGGCGGCAAGGTCGTCGGAGTGATCCCGCGCCAGCTGGTGGAACTTGAAGTGGCCCATCCGGGCCTGAGCGAACTGGTGGTCGTCGAGACCATGCACCAGCGCAAGACGCGCATGTACGAACTGTCCGATGCTTTCGTCGCCCTGCCCGGCGGCTTCGGCACGATGGACGAGATGTTCGAGATGCTGACCTGGGCGCAACTGGGCCTGCACCGCTATCCCTGCGCCTTCCTCGACGTGCGCGGCTACTACCGCGACCTGCGCACGATGATGGAGCACATGGTCGACGAGAACTTCGTGCGTCCCGAGCAGCGCGACAGCATCTGGTTCGGCGACGACATGACCGCGCTGTTCGACTGGATGCAGGTCTACCAGGGCAGCTACATTCCCAAGTGGATCGACACCAGCAGCGTCAGCGCCTGA
- a CDS encoding oxidoreductase encodes MTSFRAFRIHNDDAGYRAGIETMDTGALSSGEVLVKVAYSSVNYKDALAGTGKGRILRTYPLNGGIDVAGHVVASTDPAFREGDAVLCTGSGLSETRDGGYGEYARLDARWTIPLPASLSLRESMIIGTAGFTAALALLRMQDNRQRPALGPIAVTGASGGVGMLAIDIFSRAGYEVHAISGKADHFDFLRSLGASECIDRHQLAFSGKPMDSARFGGALDNVGGAMLSGLLPLIHPYGNVAICGNAGGIAFDSTVMPFIIRGASLLGIASAGTARDLRDRIWRHLANDWKPRHLDRIATREASLDELPGVFARMLAGDSFGRTLVRIEGTV; translated from the coding sequence ATGACCAGCTTCCGCGCGTTCCGCATCCACAACGACGACGCCGGCTACCGCGCCGGCATCGAGACCATGGACACCGGCGCACTGTCGTCCGGCGAAGTGCTGGTCAAGGTTGCGTATTCCTCGGTCAACTACAAGGACGCACTGGCCGGCACCGGCAAGGGCCGGATCCTGCGCACCTATCCGCTCAACGGCGGCATCGACGTGGCCGGCCACGTGGTCGCCTCGACCGATCCCGCGTTCAGGGAAGGCGACGCGGTGCTGTGCACCGGCAGCGGCCTGTCCGAGACGCGCGACGGCGGCTACGGCGAATACGCGCGTCTCGACGCGCGCTGGACGATCCCGCTGCCGGCGTCCTTGAGCCTGCGCGAGAGCATGATCATCGGCACCGCCGGGTTCACCGCCGCGCTGGCCCTGCTGCGCATGCAGGACAACCGGCAGAGGCCAGCACTGGGTCCGATCGCGGTGACCGGTGCCAGCGGTGGCGTCGGCATGCTGGCGATCGACATCTTCAGCCGCGCCGGCTACGAGGTGCACGCGATCAGCGGCAAGGCCGATCACTTCGATTTCCTGCGCAGCCTTGGCGCCAGCGAGTGCATCGACCGCCACCAGCTCGCCTTCAGCGGCAAGCCGATGGATTCGGCCCGCTTCGGCGGCGCGCTGGACAACGTCGGCGGCGCCATGCTGAGCGGCCTGCTGCCGCTGATTCATCCGTACGGCAACGTGGCGATCTGCGGCAACGCCGGCGGCATCGCCTTCGACAGCACGGTGATGCCGTTCATCATCCGCGGCGCCAGCCTGCTCGGAATCGCCTCGGCCGGCACCGCGCGCGATCTCCGCGACCGCATCTGGCGGCATCTCGCCAACGATTGGAAACCGCGGCACCTGGATCGCATCGCCACGCGTGAAGCGAGCCTCGACGAACTGCCCGGCGTGTTTGCGCGTATGCTCGCTGGCGACTCGTTCGGGCGCACACTGGTGCGCATCGAAGGCACGGTTTGA
- the odhB gene encoding 2-oxoglutarate dehydrogenase complex dihydrolipoyllysine-residue succinyltransferase has translation MSIELKVPVLPESVSDATIASWHKKAGDAVKRDENLVDLETDKVVLEVPSPVDGVLKEIKHQVGDTVNSEQVIAIIEEGAVAAAPAPASAAPAPAAAAPAPAAPKAAAKGAEDLSPAGLRVATEEKIDPSKVTGTGRDGRVTKEDLVNYGKGGTAAPAAAAPAAKPTPGARPEERVPMTRMRARIAERLMQSKNSIAMLTSFNEVNLSEVVKMRKALGDAFQKEHGVKLGFMSFFVKAAAEALKRYPFVNASVDGNDVIYHGYQDISIAVSTDKGLVTPVLRDVQDMSFADVEKGIADYATKARANKLSLDDLQGGTFTITNGGTFGSLLSTPIVNPPQSAILGMHTIKERAIVENGQIIAAPMMYIAISYDHRIIDGKDAVLFLVDIKNQLENPQRMLLGL, from the coding sequence ATGTCCATCGAACTCAAAGTCCCCGTCCTGCCCGAGTCCGTCTCCGACGCCACCATCGCCAGCTGGCACAAGAAGGCCGGCGACGCGGTGAAGCGCGACGAGAACCTGGTCGACCTCGAAACCGACAAGGTGGTGCTGGAAGTGCCCTCGCCGGTCGACGGCGTGCTGAAGGAGATCAAGCACCAGGTCGGCGACACGGTGAACAGCGAGCAGGTCATCGCGATCATCGAGGAAGGCGCCGTTGCCGCTGCGCCGGCTCCCGCGTCTGCCGCGCCGGCACCTGCGGCGGCCGCTCCCGCGCCGGCCGCGCCGAAGGCCGCCGCCAAGGGCGCCGAGGATCTCTCGCCGGCCGGCCTGCGCGTCGCCACCGAAGAGAAGATCGACCCGTCCAAGGTCACCGGCACCGGCCGCGACGGCCGCGTGACCAAGGAAGACCTGGTCAACTACGGCAAGGGCGGCACGGCTGCCCCGGCCGCCGCGGCACCGGCGGCGAAGCCGACTCCCGGAGCACGCCCGGAAGAGCGCGTGCCGATGACCCGCATGCGCGCGCGCATCGCCGAGCGCCTGATGCAGTCGAAGAACTCGATCGCCATGCTCACCTCGTTCAACGAAGTGAACCTGAGCGAAGTGGTGAAGATGCGCAAGGCGCTCGGCGACGCGTTCCAGAAGGAACACGGCGTCAAGCTCGGCTTCATGAGCTTCTTCGTCAAGGCCGCCGCCGAGGCGCTGAAGCGCTATCCGTTCGTCAACGCGTCGGTCGACGGCAACGACGTGATCTACCACGGCTACCAGGACATCTCGATCGCCGTGTCCACCGACAAGGGCCTGGTCACGCCGGTGCTGCGCGACGTGCAGGACATGAGCTTCGCCGATGTCGAGAAGGGCATCGCCGACTACGCCACCAAGGCTCGCGCGAACAAGCTGTCGCTGGACGACCTGCAGGGCGGCACGTTCACCATCACCAACGGCGGCACCTTCGGTTCGCTGCTGTCCACCCCGATCGTGAACCCCCCGCAGAGCGCGATCCTGGGCATGCACACGATCAAGGAACGCGCCATCGTCGAGAACGGCCAGATCATCGCCGCGCCGATGATGTACATCGCGATCAGCTACGACCACCGCATCATCGACGGCAAGGACGCGGTGCTGTTCCTGGTCGACATCAAGAACCAGCTGGAGAACCCGCAGCGCATGTTGCTGGGTCTCTAA
- a CDS encoding Hsp20/alpha crystallin family protein has protein sequence MNLVRHGIWNTGSSLPEELRQAFDRFLQPEDGDASNVVTSQWAPRVDIREDEQRFVILADIPGVDPAQIEVSMDKGILTIKGEREAGSTEQNGKFTRIERARGAFHRRFALPDSADAEGVTANGKFGVLEIVIPKKAQATPRRITINASH, from the coding sequence ATGAACCTGGTTCGTCATGGTATCTGGAACACCGGCAGCAGCCTGCCCGAGGAACTCCGGCAGGCATTCGACCGCTTCCTGCAGCCCGAGGACGGCGACGCCTCCAACGTCGTCACCAGCCAGTGGGCGCCGCGCGTGGACATCCGCGAGGACGAGCAGCGCTTCGTGATCCTGGCCGACATTCCCGGCGTGGATCCGGCGCAGATCGAGGTGAGCATGGACAAGGGCATCCTCACCATCAAGGGTGAGCGCGAGGCAGGCAGCACCGAGCAGAACGGCAAGTTCACCCGGATCGAGCGTGCCCGCGGCGCGTTCCATCGCCGCTTCGCACTGCCCGACAGCGCCGATGCCGAGGGCGTCACCGCGAACGGCAAGTTCGGCGTGCTGGAGATCGTGATACCGAAGAAGGCCCAGGCAACGCCGCGACGCATTACCATCAACGCGAGCCACTGA
- the lpdA gene encoding dihydrolipoyl dehydrogenase: protein MSDKFDVIVIGAGPAGYVAAIRAAQLGLKTACVDAFAGKDGKQALGGTCLNVGCIPSKALLDSSRQFHNLTHNFGVHGITADNAKIDVPTFIGRKDKIVKQFTGGVAQLFKANKVTPYFGTGKLLKGNSVEITGADGKKETISATNVILASGSVPIELPFAKFDNKMILDNAGALDLAEVPKRLGVIGAGVIGLELGSVWKRLGADVTILEALPDFLSVADADVAKVAAREFAKQGLTIKLGAKLTKAEIKKKEVALTYEDKDGAHELVVDKLLVAVGRRAYTAGLLADDTGVKLDERGRIVVDEHNHTGVDGVWAIGDAVRGPMLAHKGSEEGVAVAEWIAGKAGHVNYDTIPWVIYTEPEIAWAGKTEQQLKDEGVPYKVGSFPFAAIGRAVAMNEAVGQVKMLAHAETDRILGVHMVGPGVSELIAECVVAMEFKGSSEDLARIVHAHPTLSEAVHEAALSVDKRAIHKGN from the coding sequence ATGAGCGACAAATTCGATGTCATCGTCATCGGCGCCGGCCCGGCCGGCTATGTGGCCGCGATCCGCGCCGCACAGCTTGGCCTGAAGACGGCCTGCGTCGATGCGTTCGCCGGCAAGGACGGCAAGCAGGCGCTCGGCGGTACCTGCCTCAACGTAGGCTGCATCCCGTCCAAGGCGCTGCTGGATTCATCGCGCCAGTTCCACAACCTCACGCACAACTTCGGCGTGCACGGCATCACGGCCGACAACGCGAAGATCGACGTGCCGACCTTCATCGGCCGCAAGGACAAGATCGTCAAGCAATTCACTGGCGGTGTGGCCCAGCTGTTCAAGGCGAACAAGGTCACGCCGTACTTCGGCACCGGCAAGCTGCTGAAAGGCAACAGCGTCGAGATCACCGGCGCCGACGGCAAGAAAGAGACGATCAGCGCCACCAATGTGATCCTCGCCTCGGGTTCGGTGCCGATCGAACTGCCGTTCGCGAAGTTCGACAACAAGATGATCCTCGACAATGCCGGTGCGCTCGACCTCGCCGAAGTGCCCAAGCGCCTCGGCGTGATCGGCGCCGGCGTGATCGGCCTGGAGCTGGGCAGCGTGTGGAAGCGCCTTGGCGCCGACGTCACCATTCTCGAAGCACTGCCGGATTTCCTCTCCGTTGCCGATGCCGACGTGGCCAAGGTGGCCGCCCGCGAGTTCGCCAAGCAGGGCCTGACCATCAAGCTCGGCGCCAAGCTGACCAAGGCCGAGATCAAGAAGAAGGAAGTGGCCCTCACCTACGAGGACAAGGACGGCGCGCACGAGCTCGTCGTCGACAAGCTGCTGGTCGCCGTGGGCCGCCGCGCCTATACCGCTGGCTTGCTGGCCGACGACACCGGCGTGAAGCTGGACGAGCGTGGCCGTATCGTGGTCGACGAGCACAACCACACCGGCGTCGACGGCGTGTGGGCGATCGGTGATGCGGTGCGCGGCCCGATGCTCGCGCACAAGGGTTCCGAGGAAGGCGTCGCGGTGGCCGAGTGGATCGCCGGCAAGGCCGGCCACGTCAACTACGACACGATCCCGTGGGTGATCTACACCGAGCCGGAGATCGCCTGGGCCGGCAAGACCGAGCAGCAGCTGAAGGACGAGGGCGTGCCGTACAAGGTCGGCAGCTTCCCGTTCGCCGCGATCGGCCGCGCCGTCGCGATGAACGAGGCGGTCGGCCAAGTGAAGATGCTCGCCCACGCAGAAACCGACCGCATCCTCGGCGTGCACATGGTCGGCCCGGGCGTGTCCGAATTGATCGCCGAGTGCGTGGTGGCGATGGAGTTCAAGGGCTCGTCCGAGGATCTGGCGCGCATCGTCCACGCCCACCCGACCCTCTCCGAAGCCGTGCACGAGGCCGCGTTGTCGGTCGACAAGCGCGCCATCCACAAGGGCAATTGA
- the gyrA gene encoding DNA gyrase subunit A has translation MAELAKEVIRVNIEDEMRQSYLDYAMSVIVGRALPDVRDGLKPVHRRVLFAMNELGNAWNKPYKKSARVVGDVIGKYHPHGDQSVYDAIVRMAQPFSLRYMLVDGQGNFGSVDGDNAAAMRYTEVRMSRLTHELLADIDKETVDFGFNYDESEREPLVLPSRVPSLLVNGSAGIAVGMATNIPPHNLNEVIAATMALIDEPSLSIDELMHYIPGPDFPTYGIINGSSGIIEAYRTGRGRILVRAKAEIETESNGRETIIVHELPYQVNKARLIEKIAELVKEKKLEGISELRDESDKDGMRIVIEIRKDAMGDVVLNNLFQQTQLQVTFGINMVALLDGQPRLLNLKDILEAFIRHRREVVTRRTIFDLRKARARAHILEGLTVALANIDEMIELIKTSASPAEARERMVSRRWEAGLVRALLSATGADASRPEDMDPRDGLKADGYQLSEAQALEILAMRLHRLTGLEQEKLSDEYRQILETIRGLIEILENPDRLLGVIREELEAIKAEFGDARRTEIQHSQEDLNVLDLIAPEDVVVTLSHTGYIKRQPASTYRAQKRGGKGRSASALKDEDVVEQLWVVNTHDTLLTFTSTGRVYWLKVYQMPEAGPGARGKPIINLLPLGEGEKVQAVLPVREYTDDRFVFFATKHGTVKKTPLTEFAFQLQKGKLAIKLSDGDALVNVELTDGNSDILLFASNGKVNRFDENTVRSMGRTATGVRGMRLAEGAHVVSLIVAAEGDILTATERGYGKRTQLAEFTKKGRGTQGVIGIQCSERNGALVGAVQVTEAHELMLISDQGTLVRTRVAEVSQLGRNTQGVTLIRLPADETLVSVMRLDAEEDNGEDAEVVDANAPAGGDGSSEVEPAGTDE, from the coding sequence ATGGCAGAGCTCGCCAAAGAAGTGATTCGCGTCAACATCGAAGACGAGATGCGCCAGAGCTATCTCGATTACGCCATGAGCGTGATCGTGGGCCGCGCCCTCCCGGATGTCCGTGATGGCCTGAAACCCGTGCACCGCCGCGTATTGTTCGCGATGAACGAGCTGGGCAATGCGTGGAACAAGCCGTACAAGAAGTCGGCCCGCGTGGTCGGTGACGTGATCGGTAAATACCATCCGCATGGCGACCAGTCGGTCTACGACGCGATCGTGCGCATGGCCCAGCCGTTCTCGCTGCGCTACATGCTGGTCGACGGCCAGGGCAACTTCGGTTCGGTCGACGGCGACAACGCGGCGGCGATGCGTTACACCGAGGTGCGCATGTCGCGCCTCACCCACGAGCTGCTGGCCGACATCGACAAGGAAACCGTCGATTTCGGCTTCAACTACGACGAGAGCGAACGCGAGCCGCTGGTGCTGCCGTCGCGCGTGCCGAGCCTGCTGGTGAACGGCTCGGCCGGCATCGCGGTCGGCATGGCCACCAACATCCCGCCGCACAACCTCAACGAGGTGATCGCGGCCACGATGGCGCTGATCGACGAGCCTTCGCTGTCGATAGACGAGCTGATGCACTACATCCCGGGGCCGGACTTCCCGACCTACGGCATCATCAACGGCTCGTCGGGCATCATCGAGGCGTACCGTACCGGCCGCGGCCGCATCCTGGTGCGCGCGAAGGCCGAGATCGAGACCGAGTCGAACGGCCGCGAGACGATCATCGTCCACGAGCTGCCGTATCAGGTGAACAAGGCGCGGCTGATCGAGAAGATCGCCGAGCTGGTCAAGGAGAAGAAGCTCGAAGGCATCAGCGAGCTGCGCGACGAATCCGACAAGGACGGTATGCGCATCGTCATCGAGATCCGCAAGGACGCGATGGGCGACGTGGTGTTGAACAACCTGTTCCAGCAGACCCAGCTGCAGGTGACGTTCGGCATCAACATGGTGGCGCTGCTGGATGGCCAGCCGCGCCTGCTGAACCTCAAGGACATTCTCGAGGCGTTCATCCGCCATCGCCGTGAAGTAGTCACCCGCCGTACCATCTTCGACCTGCGCAAGGCCCGTGCCCGCGCGCATATCCTCGAGGGCCTGACCGTCGCGCTGGCCAACATCGACGAGATGATCGAACTGATCAAGACCTCGGCGTCGCCGGCCGAGGCGCGCGAGCGCATGGTCTCGCGGCGCTGGGAAGCCGGCCTGGTGCGGGCCCTGCTGTCCGCCACCGGCGCCGACGCGTCGCGGCCGGAGGACATGGATCCGCGCGACGGCCTGAAGGCCGACGGCTACCAGCTGTCCGAGGCGCAGGCGCTGGAGATCCTGGCGATGCGGCTGCATCGCCTGACCGGACTGGAGCAGGAAAAGCTTTCCGACGAATACCGGCAGATCCTGGAGACCATCCGCGGCCTGATCGAGATCCTGGAGAACCCCGACCGCCTGCTGGGAGTGATCCGCGAGGAACTGGAGGCGATCAAGGCCGAGTTCGGCGATGCCCGCCGCACCGAGATCCAGCATTCGCAGGAAGACCTCAACGTGCTCGACCTGATCGCGCCGGAAGACGTCGTGGTCACGCTGTCGCATACGGGTTACATCAAGCGCCAGCCGGCCAGCACGTACCGGGCGCAGAAGCGCGGCGGCAAGGGCCGTTCGGCCTCGGCGCTGAAGGACGAGGACGTCGTCGAGCAGCTGTGGGTGGTCAACACGCACGACACCCTGCTGACCTTCACCAGCACCGGCCGCGTCTACTGGCTCAAGGTCTACCAGATGCCGGAAGCGGGCCCCGGCGCGCGCGGCAAGCCGATCATCAACCTGCTGCCGCTGGGCGAGGGCGAGAAGGTGCAGGCGGTGCTGCCGGTGCGCGAATACACCGACGATCGCTTCGTGTTCTTCGCCACGAAGCACGGCACGGTCAAGAAGACCCCGCTGACCGAGTTCGCATTCCAGCTGCAGAAGGGCAAGCTCGCGATCAAGCTCAGCGACGGCGACGCGCTGGTCAACGTGGAGCTGACCGACGGCAACAGCGACATCCTGCTGTTCGCCTCCAACGGCAAGGTCAATCGCTTCGACGAGAACACCGTGCGTTCGATGGGCCGTACCGCCACCGGCGTGCGCGGCATGCGGCTGGCCGAAGGCGCCCACGTGGTTTCGCTGATCGTGGCGGCGGAAGGCGACATCCTTACCGCGACGGAACGCGGCTACGGCAAGCGCACCCAACTGGCCGAGTTCACCAAGAAGGGCCGTGGCACGCAGGGCGTGATCGGCATCCAGTGCTCCGAGCGCAACGGCGCGCTGGTCGGCGCCGTGCAGGTCACCGAAGCGCACGAGCTGATGCTGATCTCCGACCAGGGCACCCTGGTGCGCACCCGCGTGGCGGAAGTCTCGCAGCTCGGCCGCAACACCCAGGGCGTCACCCTGATCCGCCTGCCTGCCGACGAGACCCTGGTCAGCGTGATGCGGTTGGATGCGGAGGAGGACAACGGCGAGGACGCCGAGGTCGTCGACGCCAATGCGCCGGCCGGTGGCGATGGTTCCAGTGAGGTCGAGCCGGCAGGCACCGACGAGTGA